From the Quercus lobata isolate SW786 chromosome 6, ValleyOak3.0 Primary Assembly, whole genome shotgun sequence genome, one window contains:
- the LOC115995338 gene encoding probable glucan 1,3-beta-glucosidase A, whose protein sequence is MAHHFHLTIHLVLCLSCVVTLSLAQSSNLPFKAVNLGCWLVTEGWMKPSLFQGIPNKDLLDGTQVQLMSIKLQKYLSAESGGGTIVVANRTSASDWETFRLWRVDETTFNFRVFNKQFAGLKGYQNRIVAAATAPGNSETFQIIRKEDDPNRIHIKASNGKFLQAQSDTLITADYEGSGWEDSNPSVFKINIVNTPQGEYQITNGYGPDKAPQVMQDHWNTYITDEDFRFMSSNGLTAVRIPVGWWIALDPTPPKPFVGGSLKALDNAFTWAQKYGMKVIVDLHAVQGSQNGNAHSGTRDGFQEWGDSNIKDTVAVIDFLAKRYANNPSLAAIELMNEPFAPGVTLDNLKNYYKSGYDAVRKYTPSAYVILSNRLGNADPTELLSFAGNFNHVVIDVHFYNLYSDEFSNMNVQQNIDYIKNQRASALKTVTTSNGPLSFVGEWTAEFARNGASMQDYQNFAKAQLDVYGLATFGWAYWAYKCQFEHWSLKWMIENNYIKL, encoded by the exons ATGGCTCACCATTTTCACTTGACCATACATTTGGTTCTTTGTCTTTCATGTGTTGTAACTCTTTCCCTTGCTCAGAGCTCCAATTTGCCATTTAAAGCTGTGAATTTAGGATGTTGGCTTGTTACAGAGGGATGGATGAAGCCTTCTCTCTTTCAAGGAATACCCAACAAAGATCTTCTG GATGGAACTCAAGTTCAGTTGATGTCTATAAAGCTGCAAAAGTATTTATCAGCAGAAAGTGGTGGTGGAACTATTGTTGTTGCTAACCGAACATCAGCCTCTGATTGGGAAACTTTCAGG TTGTGGAGGGTCGATGAGACAACTTTCAATTTTAGAGTGTTCAACAAGCAGTTTGCGGGGTTGAAAGGTTATCAAAATAGAATAGTAGCAGCTGCGACTGCACCTGGCAACTCAGAAACATTTCAAATCATAAGGAAAGAGGATGATCCAAACCGAATTCACATCAAAGCTTCAAATGGAAAATTCCTTCAG GCACAATCAGATACATTGATTACTGCTGATTATGAAGGCTCAGGTTGGGAAGATAGTAATCCATCTGTCTTCAAAATTAACATTGTCAATACCCCACAAGGTGAATACCAAATCACAAATGGCTATGGCCCAGATAAAGCTCCTCAAGTCATGCAG GATCATTGGAACACTTACATAACTGATGAGGATTTCAGATTCATGTCATCAAATGGTCTGACTGCAGTGAGAATTCCAGTTGGGTGGTGGATTGCACTAGATCCAACACCACCAAAGCCTTTTGTTGGGGGCTCTTTGAAGGCCTTGGACAATGCTTTCACATGGGCACA gaaatatGGGATGAAAGTAATTGTTGACCTGCATGCGGTTCAAGGATCACAGAATGGAAATGCTCACAGTGGGACAAGAGACGGATTTCAGGAATGGGGAGATTCCAATATAAAGGATACTGTGGCAGTCATAGACTTCCTAGCAAAAAG GTATGCCAACAATCCAAGTCTTGCAGCAATTGAGTTAATGAACGAACCTTTTGCACCAGGAGTCACTCTAGACAACCTTAAAAACTATTACAAATCCGGTTATGATGCTGTGAGAAAGTACACACCAAGTGCTTATGTGATCCTCTCAAACCGGTTGGGGAATGCTGATCCAACGGAGCTACTCTCATTTGCTGGAAACTTCAATCATGTAGTCATTGACGTGCATTTCTACAATCTATATTCGGATGAGTTTAGCAACATGAATGTACAACAAAACATCGATTACATCAAAAATCAGCGAGCTTCAGCACTAAAAACCGTGACAACTTCCAATGGCCCCCTTAGTTTTGTTG GAGAATGGACTGCAGAATTTGCTAGAAATGGAGCATCAATGCAAGACTATCAGAATTTTGCAAAAGCTCAACTGGATGTCTACGGGCTTGCCACTTTCGGATGGGCATATTGGGCTTACAAGTGTCAATTTGAACACTGGAGCCTCAAGTGGATGATTGAGAACAATTATATAAAGCTCTAG